Proteins from one Falco cherrug isolate bFalChe1 chromosome 7, bFalChe1.pri, whole genome shotgun sequence genomic window:
- the BATF gene encoding basic leucine zipper transcriptional factor ATF-like, which yields MPHSSDSSDSSSFSQSPPPSKQDSSDDMRKVQRREKNRIAAQKSRLRQTQKADTLHLESEDLERQNAALRREIKQLTEEMKHFASMLSSHEPLCSILTSPPPPPEVLYATHSFHQPHISSPRFQH from the exons ATGCCCCACAGCTCTGACAGCAGCGACTCCAGCAGCTTCAGCCAGTctcccccccccagcaagcAG GACTCTTCTGATGACATGAGGAAAGTccaaaggagggagaagaatcGCATTGCTGCCCAGAAGAGCCGCCTGAGGCAGACCCAGAAAGCAGACACACTGCACTTG GAGAGCGAAGACTTGGAGAGGCAGAACGCTGCCCTGCGCCGGGAGATCAAGCAGCTGACAGAGGAGATGAAGCACTTTGCCTCGATGCTGAGCTCCCATGAACCGCTCTGCTCCATCCTGACGTCCCCTCCACCACCTCCAGAAGTGCTTTACGCCACACACTCCTTCCACCAGCCTCACATCAGCTCCCCACGCTTCCAGCACTGA